TGTAGGGGCTGTCGACCCGGGTGTCCTTGGTGGTGGTGTCCAGCGTGGAGCGGCCCAGGGCGTAGTTGATGGTGGAGTCCATCTGGAGCGGCATCCCGCGCTCCAGCCGGTTGAAGACCACCCGGGCCACCTTGCCCATGTCCTCCTTGGCGGCGGCCTCCGCCTGCACGATGCTGGCGATGGTGACGGCCTGATAGACGTTCAGCGCGTTGCGCTGGGCGCCCGCGGCGACCGGCGCGCCGGTGAACTTCTTGTTCGCCGCGTCGACCATGGCCTCCAGCAGCTTCTCCGGCGTCGGGGACTCACCGAGCGGATAGGTCGCCGGGAAGAGATAGCCCTCGGGGTTTCCCTCGGCGTCGTTCGGCAGCTTGAGGTCGGCCTTGGTCAGGGACTTCTTGGTGGTGCCCGCGGGCAGCTCGAGCGTCTTGTCGACGGCCGCGTAGACCTGCGTCGCCCGCCAGCCCTCGGGGATCACGAGCGAGGTGGGGCGGGGCTCGCCCTCCTCGTCCGTCGTCAGCAGGGGCACCGCCACGGCGGTGGCGGCCACGACGGCGCCGGCCGCGATCAGGGCGACGCGGCCCCGGCGTGTCAGCCGAATCGTCCGCCTCGGGCTCCTCAGGCTCCTCGGGCTCCTGGTGCTGCCGGCGCTCCTCGCGCGCCTCGCGCTTCGTCGCGGAGTGTTCGTCTGCATGCGGGCACGGTAACCCCGATTTGCACACAAACCCGGCATATCGTCATCTTGTCGGCTCCAGTCGGGCGTCTCTGCGGACCAGTGCCGCGTAGCGTCCGTCCCGCTCCAGGAGTTCCTCGTGCGTGCCCTGTTCGGCCAGGCGCCCGGCGTCGAGGACGACGATGCGGTCGGCGTCCCGGACGGTGGACAGGCGGTGGGCGATGGTGACCGTGGTCCGGTTGGCGGACAGCGCGTCGATGGCGTCCTGCACGGCGGCCTCGGTACGGGTGTCCAGCGCGCTGGTCGCCTCGTCGAGGACCAGGACGGGCGGGTCGCGCAGGATGGTGCGCGCGATGGCCAGACGCTGCTTCTCCCCGCCGGAGAAGCGGTGGCCGCGCTCGCCGACCACCGTGTCGTAGCCGTCGGGCAGGGCGGCGATGTGTTCGTGGATCTGGGCCGCCCGCGCGGCCGCCTCCAGTTCGGCGTCGGTGGCGTCCGGCTTGGCGAACCGCAGGTTCTCGGCGACCGAGGCGTGGAAGAGGTACGTCTCCTGCGAGACCACGCCGATTCCCCGGGCGAGGGTGTCGAAGTCCAGGTCGCGCACGTCGACCCCGTCGAGGGTGACCCGGCCGTCCGTCGCGTCGTACAGGCGCGGCACCAGGTGGCCGAGGGTGGACTTGCCGGCGCCGGTCGGGCCGACGACGGCGAGGCTGCTGCCCGCCGGGACGGTGATGTCGATGCCGTCGAGGACCGCGGAGCCCTTGCCGTCGTAGCGGAACCCGACGTTCTCGAAGCGGACCTCGCCCTTGATGTGGTCGAGGTGGACCGGCTCGTCGCGTTCGGTGATGTCGATCGGCAGGTCGAGGTACTCGAAGATGCGCTGGAAGAGCGCGAGCGACGCCTGGATCTGGACACCGGTCGACAGGAGGCTCACGGCCGGACGGAACAGGCCCTGCTGGAGCGAGACGAAGGCGACGATCGTGCCGAGGGAGACCTCCGGCCCGCCCAAC
The Streptomyces sp. NBC_01723 genome window above contains:
- a CDS encoding ABC transporter ATP-binding protein, which codes for MQPDRASTWTAPADAEEQPRQVRRILKLFRPYRGRLAVVGLLVGAASLVSVATPFLLKEILDVAIPEGRTGLLSLLALGMILGAVLTSVFGVLQTLISTTVGQRVMHDLRTAVYGRLQQMSLAFFTRTRTGEVQSRIANDIGGMQATVTSTATSLVSNLTSVVATVVAMLVLDWRLTVVSLLLLPVFVWISRRVGKERRKITTRRQKQMAAMAATVTESLSVSGILLGRTMGRSDSLTRAFADESEGLVDLEVRSNMAGRWRMAVITIVMAAMPAVIYWTAGIALQLGGPEVSLGTIVAFVSLQQGLFRPAVSLLSTGVQIQASLALFQRIFEYLDLPIDITERDEPVHLDHIKGEVRFENVGFRYDGKGSAVLDGIDITVPAGSSLAVVGPTGAGKSTLGHLVPRLYDATDGRVTLDGVDVRDLDFDTLARGIGVVSQETYLFHASVAENLRFAKPDATDAELEAAARAAQIHEHIAALPDGYDTVVGERGHRFSGGEKQRLAIARTILRDPPVLVLDEATSALDTRTEAAVQDAIDALSANRTTVTIAHRLSTVRDADRIVVLDAGRLAEQGTHEELLERDGRYAALVRRDARLEPTR
- the mltG gene encoding endolytic transglycosylase MltG, with the protein product MAVPLLTTDEEGEPRPTSLVIPEGWRATQVYAAVDKTLELPAGTTKKSLTKADLKLPNDAEGNPEGYLFPATYPLGESPTPEKLLEAMVDAANKKFTGAPVAAGAQRNALNVYQAVTIASIVQAEAAAKEDMGKVARVVFNRLERGMPLQMDSTINYALGRSTLDTTTKDTRVDSPYNSYQRMGLPPTPIANPGDVAMTAAINPTPGDWLYFVTVKPGDTRFTADYAEHQRNVAEFNRARKSASKAAGAA